From the genome of Longimicrobium sp.:
CCGCGCCGCAGCGCCGCGTTCAGCGCCGCGATCTCGATCTCGTCGCGCCGCGGGTTCACGCTCCCCAGCTCGGGGTGCGGCTCCTGCCCGTACAGCTCGGGCGCGACGTCCTCTCCGCCCGTCAGCACCAGCCCGTGCGCCATCCCCACCAGCCGCTCGACCGACGCGCAGTCGTGGCCGGGGGAGAGGAGGACGGCGGTGCCGCCCGGCTCCTCGACCGCGGTGACGTACTGCACGTTCAGCCGCACCGCCGGCAGGTTGTGCGACCCCGGCGCGAGCGTGGTGGTGACGACGATCAGCGGGCGCAACGAATTCTCCCGTTCCATGCTGGATTAGAGTGCTCCGGAGCCTCGCAGGTTCCGCGCCCCCTCAAGAAAGTGCGAAAGTGCGAAAGTGCGAAAGTGCGAAAGTGCGAAAGTGCGAAAGTGCGCTGGCCTCGCTCGGAGCCGACGCACTCTCGCACTTTCGCACTCTCGCACTACTGTTCTATCCCACCGCCGCCGCGCCCGCCGCGCACACCCGGTCGCGCCCCTGCTGCTTGGCCTGGTACAGCGCCGCGTCCGCCTCGGCGATCAGCTCGTCCAGCGTCTCGGCCGGCGACTCGGGCCACGACGCGATCCCCGCGCTGAGCGACGCGCGCACCGACGTGCCGCCGAACACGAACGGGATCAGCCCGAACTCGTGCCGCGCCCGCTCGGCGAAGCGCTGCGCGCCGGCCATCCCCGTGCCGGGAAGCACGATCACGAACTCGTCGCCGCCGTAGCGGCCGGGGCGGTCGTGCGTGCGGATGCTGCTCTCGGAGCGCAGCCACGCCCCCAGCGACTTGAGCACCGCGTCGCCGGCCGGGTGGCCGAAGGTGTCGTTGATCTCCTTGAAGCGGTCGAGGTCCAGGAGGACCACGGAAAGCGGCTCGCCGCGCTCGCGGGCCACCTGCAGCTCGGTGCGCAGGTAGTCTTCCACCGCGCGGCGCGTGGCCACGCCGGTGAGCTGGTCGGTGTTGGCCAGGTCGTGCAGGTGCTGCCGCTGCTGCATCAGCCGCTCGAACACCTGCACCCGCCCGCACGCCTGCACGATGGCGTCGACCACGCGCTCGGCCAGCTCGCCCGCCTCGGGGCCCAGCTCCGGCTCGTCGACCGTGGCCCGCTCCAGGAACAGGCCGGTGACGTTCTCGGTGAGCGGAAAGGGGACCACGATCACCGAGCGCAGCTCGGGCGCGCCGCGCTCGGCCCAGCCGTCGCGCACGCCGTCGAAGAGCGGGCTCCCGGCCACGTCGTGCACGGCCACTGGGCGGCCGGTCT
Proteins encoded in this window:
- a CDS encoding diguanylate cyclase → MTEAPATVFVADDNPSILLGLDRALKARGYDVRTAGTGGAILRLLNDHPRTPDLVLLDVMMPELSGIDVLRSMRRDDRLADVPVVLITATNDGALPVSALRDGAVDFLTKPFRLDELLARVDAHVTRNRELRRAREQARVRLEAIDLIRELNRVVSADEMFHLVTARTAQVLGVARCSVLVVEHGRATARVAASSEPQLSDGLELALEHYPEVRRAMETGRPVAVHDVAGSPLFDGVRDGWAERGAPELRSVIVVPFPLTENVTGLFLERATVDEPELGPEAGELAERVVDAIVQACGRVQVFERLMQQRQHLHDLANTDQLTGVATRRAVEDYLRTELQVARERGEPLSVVLLDLDRFKEINDTFGHPAGDAVLKSLGAWLRSESSIRTHDRPGRYGGDEFVIVLPGTGMAGAQRFAERARHEFGLIPFVFGGTSVRASLSAGIASWPESPAETLDELIAEADAALYQAKQQGRDRVCAAGAAAVG